In a single window of the Phycisphaerales bacterium genome:
- a CDS encoding acylneuraminate cytidylyltransferase family protein — MKVVAFIPARAGSKRLANKNLRLLGGRPLIEYTCRAALDSGVPDAVYINTDSRAIEAAAAECGVPSLGLRPAELATDDAPTKAAVLYFLRRLAERGERYEAVMILQPTSPLRTADDIRAGWELFEQHAPCAVVGVAALSPQGWLGTVSTAGDFDRWNGDELVHRVNGALYIHRTDDYVTDSPVVRTVAYVMPTGRSIDIDTADDLAQAEWWLARGTAPSDAVSLT; from the coding sequence GTGAAGGTAGTTGCGTTCATCCCGGCGCGGGCCGGCTCGAAACGGCTGGCCAACAAGAATCTTCGGCTGCTCGGCGGTCGGCCGCTGATCGAGTACACCTGCCGGGCTGCACTGGACAGCGGCGTTCCAGATGCGGTGTACATCAACACCGACAGCCGCGCCATCGAGGCAGCGGCAGCGGAATGCGGTGTGCCCAGTCTCGGGTTGCGTCCGGCCGAGTTGGCTACGGATGATGCTCCGACGAAAGCAGCCGTGCTGTACTTCCTGCGGCGGCTGGCTGAGCGGGGGGAGCGCTATGAGGCGGTCATGATCCTCCAGCCGACGTCTCCGCTGCGCACCGCGGACGACATCCGCGCCGGGTGGGAGCTGTTCGAGCAGCATGCCCCCTGTGCAGTGGTTGGAGTTGCGGCTCTGTCTCCGCAGGGCTGGCTGGGGACCGTATCCACGGCCGGCGATTTTGACCGCTGGAACGGCGACGAACTGGTGCACCGTGTGAACGGGGCGCTGTACATTCACCGTACGGATGACTATGTCACCGACAGCCCGGTGGTGCGCACCGTGGCGTACGTGATGCCGACCGGGCGGAGCATCGACATCGATACGGCGGATGACCTGGCGCAGGCGGAGTGGTGGCTGGCGCGGGGCACGGCTCCGAGCGATGCCGTTTCGCTGACCTGA
- the mutS gene encoding DNA mismatch repair protein MutS, with the protein MPPVDHRQKAPRVSPPDEARLTPAMRQYWEQKQQVPDAILLFRMGDFYEMFYDDAELGARVLGITLTSRDNGRTALAGIPHHALDNYLAKLVAAGYKVAISEQIEEARVARGVVDRAVVRIVTPGTLTDEGLLERTRSNILAAVVEGEAGCGLAVLELASGRFVVQVCPTERLLDELNRADAAEVLLPEPASGRDPREADVRNQVGAVVTYRSAADFAPARAGELLREHFETVVLEGFGFHAIDASLQAAGGLVAYVRETQRAAARHLQPPRRADTADFMTLDAVTLRSLEIERTLRTGRREGSLLAAVDRTTNPMGARLLRQWLCYPLRDLGAIEERQRAVAALRADSRARDALRAALGKIGDIERIIGRLGVLRATPRDLRALGNGLVALRDLRTTLATLRSAACERWLAVLEGLDERGTELVTTLAAEPPATLREGGIFAAGYHAELDRLRGIQQDGQHWLAQYQAREVKRTGIASLKVAFNKVFGFYIEITNTHRNRVPADYVRKQTMKNAERYITEELKRYEAEALSAEARAHDIEYELFVALREALVPEIPALQSAARALAELDVLAGWAELASQRHHCRPVFVAEPVLELRGGRHPVLDLTLDTHFVANDTALRAGQHQALALITGPNMAGKSTYIRQVALLTLLAHCGAWVPAEAMQLGLVDRIFTRVGAADELARGQSTFMVEMVETANILHHATSHSLVILDEIGRGTSTFDGVALAWAITEHLATRCGSRTLFATHYHELTELSELLEPVFNLNVAVRKYEDQVVFLHRIVPGAAGRSYGLHVAKLAGVPRNVLERANAVLNELERTFARESQRPALAAVQRRRLRQLRLFEEPEETIVRELRELDAEAAETGQLVEKIQAWRRLLGSAASAANQAAGG; encoded by the coding sequence ATGCCGCCTGTGGATCACCGGCAGAAAGCTCCCCGTGTCAGCCCGCCCGACGAGGCCCGGCTGACGCCTGCGATGCGCCAATACTGGGAGCAGAAGCAGCAGGTCCCGGACGCTATTCTGCTCTTTCGCATGGGCGATTTCTACGAGATGTTCTACGACGATGCCGAACTGGGCGCCCGGGTGCTCGGGATCACCCTCACCAGCCGGGACAATGGCCGTACCGCCCTCGCCGGCATCCCCCACCACGCCCTCGACAACTACCTCGCGAAGCTCGTGGCGGCCGGCTACAAGGTTGCCATCAGCGAGCAGATCGAGGAGGCCCGTGTCGCCCGCGGGGTTGTTGATCGCGCCGTGGTCCGCATTGTCACGCCGGGTACGCTGACAGATGAGGGCCTGCTCGAGCGGACCCGCAGCAACATCCTGGCCGCCGTGGTCGAAGGCGAGGCTGGCTGTGGCCTGGCCGTGCTCGAACTGGCGAGCGGCCGCTTTGTAGTCCAGGTCTGCCCCACGGAACGGCTGCTCGACGAACTGAACCGCGCCGACGCGGCCGAGGTATTGCTGCCGGAACCTGCGAGCGGGCGGGACCCCCGCGAAGCGGATGTGCGGAACCAGGTGGGTGCGGTCGTGACGTACCGCAGCGCGGCAGATTTTGCGCCTGCCCGGGCGGGTGAACTGCTGCGTGAGCACTTCGAAACGGTGGTACTGGAGGGCTTCGGCTTCCACGCCATCGACGCGTCGTTGCAGGCGGCCGGCGGCCTTGTTGCGTATGTACGGGAGACGCAGCGCGCCGCCGCCCGCCATCTCCAGCCACCGCGCCGCGCCGATACGGCGGACTTCATGACGCTCGACGCGGTTACGCTGCGTTCGCTCGAGATCGAACGCACGCTGCGGACCGGCCGGCGGGAGGGCTCACTGCTCGCGGCGGTGGACCGCACCACGAACCCGATGGGGGCGCGGTTGCTGCGGCAATGGTTGTGCTATCCGCTGCGCGACCTCGGTGCGATCGAGGAGCGCCAGCGGGCGGTCGCGGCGCTGCGTGCGGACAGCCGGGCGCGGGACGCGCTGCGCGCTGCACTGGGCAAGATCGGTGACATCGAACGGATCATCGGGCGACTGGGCGTGCTGCGGGCGACACCGCGCGATCTGCGCGCCCTGGGCAATGGGCTCGTGGCGCTGCGGGATCTGCGAACCACGCTGGCTACCCTGCGCAGCGCGGCGTGCGAACGCTGGCTCGCGGTGCTGGAGGGGCTCGACGAGCGCGGCACGGAGCTGGTGACAACCCTTGCGGCAGAGCCGCCGGCCACGCTGCGCGAAGGCGGGATTTTCGCAGCCGGCTATCACGCGGAACTTGATCGACTGCGGGGCATCCAGCAGGACGGGCAGCACTGGCTCGCCCAGTATCAGGCCCGCGAGGTGAAACGAACCGGCATCGCTTCGCTCAAGGTGGCATTCAACAAGGTCTTTGGCTTTTACATCGAGATCACCAACACCCACCGCAACCGCGTCCCGGCCGACTATGTACGCAAGCAGACAATGAAGAACGCCGAGCGCTACATCACCGAGGAGTTGAAGCGCTACGAAGCCGAGGCGCTCTCGGCCGAAGCGCGCGCTCACGACATCGAGTACGAGCTGTTCGTAGCGCTACGGGAGGCGCTCGTCCCGGAGATTCCTGCGCTGCAATCCGCAGCGCGGGCCCTGGCCGAGCTCGATGTGCTGGCGGGCTGGGCCGAACTCGCCAGCCAGCGGCACCATTGCCGCCCGGTTTTCGTGGCTGAGCCGGTCCTCGAGCTCCGCGGCGGCCGGCACCCGGTACTCGATCTCACGCTCGATACGCACTTCGTCGCGAACGACACGGCACTGCGGGCCGGGCAACACCAGGCGCTTGCGCTGATCACCGGGCCGAACATGGCGGGCAAGAGCACCTACATCCGCCAGGTGGCGCTGCTCACACTGCTCGCGCACTGCGGTGCGTGGGTGCCGGCCGAGGCGATGCAACTCGGCCTGGTCGACCGGATCTTCACGCGGGTAGGTGCCGCTGATGAGTTGGCCCGCGGGCAGTCCACCTTCATGGTGGAGATGGTCGAAACCGCGAACATCCTGCACCATGCAACGTCGCACAGTCTCGTGATTCTCGACGAGATCGGGCGCGGCACCAGCACCTTTGACGGTGTGGCGCTCGCCTGGGCCATTACCGAGCACCTCGCGACACGCTGCGGCAGCCGGACGCTCTTCGCCACCCACTACCACGAACTCACCGAGTTGAGTGAGTTGCTCGAGCCCGTCTTCAACCTCAACGTGGCAGTACGCAAGTATGAAGATCAGGTGGTCTTCCTGCATCGCATCGTGCCAGGCGCCGCGGGGCGCAGCTACGGCTTGCACGTCGCGAAGCTGGCCGGTGTTCCGCGGAACGTCCTTGAGCGGGCCAATGCCGTGTTGAACGAGCTTGAGCGGACGTTCGCCCGCGAATCACAACGGCCCGCGCTTGCCGCTGTGCAGCGCCGCCGGCTGCGGCAACTGCGGCTGTTTGAGGAACCGGAGGAGACGATCGTGCGGGAGCTGCGTGAGCTCGACGCCGAGGCCGCTGAGACCGGGCAGCTTGTGGAGAAGATTCAGGCATGGCGGCGGCTGCTGGGCAGCGCCGCGTCCGCGGCGAACCAAGCCGCGGGAGGGTGA
- the galE gene encoding UDP-glucose 4-epimerase GalE: protein MNIFVVGGAGYVGSHCVRRLCAAGHTVTVFDNLSQGHRAAVDPRATFIEGDLADEKLLGEVFALGHYDAGMHFAAFLNVGESVQQPLTYWQNNVTNTLHLLRCMQQYNVQRFVFSSTCAVYGEPEDLPITEEAPKNPINPYGHTKLAVEWMLGHCATAWGLGSIALRYFNASGAAEDGTLGEDHDPECHLVPLVLQVALGRRPNIHVFGTDYPTPDGSCIRDYIHVEDLAEVHLLAVERCRPGVADAFNVGTGQGVSVLEVVSAARAVTGHAIPLVEAPRRPGDPPMLYADPSRLRHLWGWSARYRDIEQTIASAWRWQQAHPEGYDD from the coding sequence ATGAACATCTTCGTGGTGGGCGGCGCAGGATACGTCGGCAGTCATTGCGTCCGTCGCTTGTGCGCTGCCGGACACACCGTCACGGTGTTTGACAACCTTTCACAAGGGCACCGGGCCGCAGTCGATCCGCGGGCGACGTTCATCGAGGGTGACCTGGCCGATGAGAAGCTGCTGGGCGAGGTGTTCGCGCTTGGACATTACGACGCCGGGATGCACTTCGCGGCCTTCCTCAACGTCGGAGAGTCGGTTCAGCAACCGCTGACTTACTGGCAGAACAATGTGACTAACACGTTGCACCTGCTCCGCTGCATGCAGCAGTACAACGTCCAGCGCTTTGTCTTCAGCAGCACCTGCGCCGTCTACGGCGAGCCCGAGGACCTCCCGATCACCGAAGAAGCGCCGAAGAACCCGATCAACCCCTACGGTCACACCAAGCTCGCCGTCGAGTGGATGCTCGGACACTGTGCGACCGCCTGGGGCCTCGGCTCGATCGCGCTGCGTTACTTCAATGCTTCGGGCGCTGCCGAAGATGGCACCCTCGGCGAGGACCACGATCCCGAATGCCACCTCGTTCCGCTCGTGCTCCAGGTGGCGCTGGGGCGCCGTCCGAACATCCACGTCTTCGGCACCGACTACCCCACCCCGGACGGCTCGTGCATCCGCGACTACATCCATGTCGAAGACCTCGCGGAGGTGCATCTGCTGGCGGTCGAGCGCTGTCGGCCGGGGGTCGCGGATGCTTTCAACGTCGGTACCGGGCAGGGTGTGAGCGTACTGGAAGTCGTGTCGGCCGCCCGGGCGGTCACCGGGCATGCCATTCCGCTCGTGGAAGCACCCCGGCGCCCCGGGGACCCACCGATGCTGTACGCGGATCCGAGCCGCCTCCGGCACCTCTGGGGCTGGTCGGCTCGCTATCGTGACATTGAGCAAACCATCGCCTCGGCCTGGCGTTGGCAGCAGGCCCACCCCGAGGGCTACGATGACTAA
- a CDS encoding sodium-translocating pyrophosphatase, translated as MLALSNRPRAAALALGLLTPTAALGADVSVTIPLVWYLVPLCSLIGLVAAFLFYRQMVAAETGTDRMREIAGYVRDGAFAYLKQQYRVVAIFFVITALLLWGMAYLEIQHPLVPLAFLTGGILSALAGFFGMNTATLASNRTAHACRESLNRGLTVAFRSGAVMGLVVVGLALLGISGWFLYLSLAHHRLFGGAPLTLESITVIMLSTALGASSMALFARVGGGIYTKAADVGADLVGKVEVGIPEDDARNPAAIADNVGDNVGDVAGMGADLFESYLGSILASAVLGVAAAGVAAVTMNIAEAEAAMRLVVAPMLLAAVGIALSVLGVFFVRLTNPNAKEKDLLPTLHRAIWGTNILVVLVAVGLWWFLGLPWGLLGSVMVGLAVGGLIGLGTEYYTAAEYRPTQGIAEQAVSGTGPAIIGGVAEGMLSVWIPTVSVAIGTVLAYGLAGGFAEGGLMMGLYGVGIAAVGMLSTLGITLATDAYGPIADNAGGNAEMSGLPPEVRQRTDALDSLGNTTAAIGKGFAIGSAALTALALLGSYVEQVRVSIHREAAQEYRVPAAGENYTVQALGANKYGIYLRGDKPAEQMSTQERADYTISAFKGTTDGGIWLDVPVSKDGGSAFQRTHLTLNQIGPQARRLAQGGLFKDESATPLPLAGQRASLREYMYFYDVTLMNPTVLAGMFFGVMLVFVFSALTMKAVGRAAASMVQEVRRQFRELPGIMLGTQTPDYARCVAISTRQAQQEMILPTLLAIVIPIAIGLVFNVSGVMGLLLGGLGAGFATAVFMANSGGAWDNAKKHIEAGHHGGKKAEAHKAAVVGDTVGDPFKDTAGPSLNILIKLMNIVSIVFAGLIVKYAPVIGGWLGLS; from the coding sequence ATGCTAGCACTCTCGAACCGCCCGCGCGCGGCGGCTCTGGCCCTGGGATTACTTACCCCCACGGCCGCACTTGGCGCTGATGTTTCGGTCACAATTCCCCTGGTCTGGTACCTCGTCCCACTCTGCAGTCTGATTGGCCTCGTGGCGGCCTTTTTGTTCTACCGCCAGATGGTTGCAGCGGAGACCGGCACGGACCGGATGCGCGAGATCGCTGGGTACGTGCGGGATGGGGCCTTCGCCTACCTCAAGCAGCAGTACCGCGTGGTTGCGATCTTCTTCGTCATCACCGCCCTCTTGCTCTGGGGCATGGCGTACCTCGAGATCCAGCATCCCCTCGTGCCGCTCGCCTTCCTGACCGGCGGCATTCTCTCCGCGCTTGCCGGCTTCTTCGGCATGAATACGGCCACACTCGCGTCTAACCGCACCGCGCACGCCTGCCGCGAATCCCTCAATCGCGGCCTGACCGTCGCGTTCCGTAGCGGCGCCGTGATGGGGCTGGTGGTGGTCGGCTTGGCCCTGCTGGGCATCAGCGGCTGGTTCCTGTATCTCTCCCTCGCACACCACCGGCTCTTCGGTGGCGCCCCCCTGACACTCGAGTCCATCACCGTCATCATGCTTTCAACCGCGCTCGGGGCTTCAAGCATGGCCCTCTTCGCGCGCGTGGGCGGCGGGATCTACACCAAGGCCGCGGATGTCGGCGCCGATCTCGTCGGCAAGGTGGAGGTTGGCATACCCGAGGACGACGCCCGTAATCCCGCCGCCATCGCGGATAACGTCGGAGACAACGTCGGTGACGTCGCCGGCATGGGCGCCGACCTCTTCGAGAGCTACCTCGGCTCCATCCTGGCCTCGGCGGTCCTGGGTGTGGCGGCCGCCGGCGTGGCCGCGGTCACCATGAATATCGCCGAAGCCGAAGCCGCCATGCGGCTGGTGGTCGCACCGATGCTGCTTGCCGCCGTAGGCATTGCGCTGTCGGTCCTGGGTGTATTCTTCGTGCGACTGACCAACCCCAACGCCAAAGAGAAAGACCTCCTGCCTACACTGCACCGTGCCATCTGGGGCACGAACATTCTGGTCGTACTGGTAGCCGTCGGTCTGTGGTGGTTCCTGGGGTTGCCCTGGGGGCTGCTGGGCTCGGTCATGGTGGGCCTCGCGGTGGGTGGCTTGATCGGCCTGGGCACGGAGTACTACACGGCCGCGGAGTATCGCCCGACGCAAGGCATCGCCGAGCAGGCCGTCAGCGGCACGGGGCCGGCCATCATCGGCGGTGTGGCCGAGGGCATGTTGTCCGTCTGGATTCCGACGGTGAGCGTGGCAATCGGCACCGTGCTGGCGTACGGACTTGCCGGGGGCTTTGCCGAAGGCGGCCTGATGATGGGGCTGTACGGAGTCGGCATCGCCGCGGTCGGCATGCTGTCGACGCTCGGCATCACGCTGGCGACGGACGCGTACGGACCGATTGCGGACAACGCCGGCGGCAACGCGGAAATGTCGGGCCTGCCTCCGGAGGTGCGCCAGCGGACGGATGCCCTCGATTCACTGGGCAACACGACCGCCGCGATCGGGAAGGGCTTCGCCATCGGCTCGGCCGCACTGACGGCGCTCGCGCTTCTCGGGAGCTACGTGGAACAGGTGCGGGTATCGATCCACCGGGAAGCGGCCCAGGAGTATCGGGTCCCGGCCGCGGGTGAGAATTACACCGTTCAAGCTCTAGGTGCCAACAAGTATGGCATCTACTTGCGGGGCGACAAACCGGCCGAACAGATGAGCACCCAGGAGCGGGCTGATTACACGATCAGCGCGTTCAAAGGCACGACCGACGGGGGAATTTGGCTGGACGTTCCGGTTAGCAAGGACGGCGGTAGCGCGTTCCAGCGCACCCACCTGACGCTCAATCAGATCGGTCCGCAGGCGCGCAGACTTGCCCAGGGTGGACTCTTCAAGGACGAATCCGCGACACCGCTTCCACTGGCCGGGCAACGGGCGTCGCTGCGCGAGTACATGTATTTCTACGATGTGACACTGATGAATCCGACCGTGTTGGCGGGGATGTTCTTCGGCGTGATGCTCGTTTTCGTCTTCAGCGCCCTGACCATGAAGGCCGTGGGACGGGCAGCCGCGTCCATGGTGCAGGAGGTGCGGCGGCAGTTCCGCGAGCTGCCCGGCATCATGCTGGGAACACAGACCCCCGATTACGCCCGCTGCGTGGCCATCTCCACGAGACAGGCCCAGCAGGAGATGATCCTGCCGACCCTGCTCGCCATTGTGATTCCAATCGCGATCGGACTCGTGTTCAACGTTTCCGGCGTCATGGGCCTGCTCCTCGGCGGACTGGGCGCGGGTTTCGCAACGGCAGTGTTCATGGCAAACAGCGGCGGCGCCTGGGACAATGCGAAAAAGCACATTGAAGCCGGCCACCACGGCGGCAAGAAGGCCGAAGCCCATAAGGCGGCGGTCGTCGGCGACACGGTCGGGGATCCCTTCAAGGACACCGCCGGACCGTCGTTGAACATCCTGATCAAGCTGATGAACATTGTGAGCATTGTCTTTGCCGGCCTGATCGTAAAATACGCCCCGGTGATTGGCGGCTGGCTGGGCCTGAGCTGA
- a CDS encoding methylcrotonoyl-CoA carboxylase — translation MDVLTTALDTHSASYREAVAHHQALLADLRARLARTREGGGSAAVTRHRERGKLFVRDRLDRLLDPDSPFLEFSALAGDGVYDEPVPAAGLVTGIGRISGRTCMLIANDATVKGGTYYPLTVKKHLRAQEIAQENHLPCVYLVDSGGAFLPLQAEVFPDREHFGRIFYNQARMSAQGIAQIAVVLGSCTAGGAYVPAMSDETIIVRGQGTIFLGGPPLVKAATGEEVTAEELGGADVHCRESGVADHYATSDEDALAIARDIVAHLHAPPPTHLETRPVEEPRYEPGELYGVIPADPRKPFNVREIIARLVDGSRFHEFKALYGPTIVTGFAHLWGYPIGIVANHGALFSESALKATHFIELCSQRGVPLVFLQNITGFMVGKRFETGGIAKDGAKMVAAVSNAGVPKFTVIIGGSYGAGNYGMCGRAYGPRQLWMWPNARISVMGGDQAANVLLTVKKDQLAARGQPALSPAEEAEFKRPTLEKYDRESSCYYSTARLWDDGVIDPVDTRMVLALGLAAARHAPFPPWCHSVFRM, via the coding sequence ATGGATGTGCTGACCACGGCCCTCGATACGCACAGTGCGTCCTACCGTGAGGCCGTCGCCCATCACCAGGCGCTGCTGGCGGACCTCCGGGCACGGCTCGCGCGGACCAGGGAAGGCGGCGGCAGCGCGGCCGTGACGCGCCACCGGGAGCGGGGCAAGCTCTTTGTGCGCGACCGCCTCGACCGGCTTCTGGACCCCGACAGCCCCTTTCTGGAGTTCAGCGCGCTCGCCGGGGACGGTGTGTATGACGAACCGGTCCCTGCGGCTGGCCTGGTGACGGGAATCGGGCGCATCTCCGGCCGTACCTGCATGCTGATCGCGAACGATGCCACGGTGAAGGGCGGTACGTACTACCCACTTACCGTGAAGAAGCATCTGCGTGCCCAGGAGATCGCCCAGGAAAATCACCTGCCGTGCGTTTACCTGGTGGACTCGGGCGGGGCATTCCTGCCGCTGCAGGCCGAGGTTTTCCCCGATCGCGAACACTTCGGACGGATCTTCTACAACCAGGCGCGCATGTCGGCCCAGGGCATCGCGCAGATCGCCGTTGTCCTCGGGTCGTGCACCGCCGGCGGTGCCTACGTGCCGGCCATGAGCGATGAAACCATCATTGTGCGTGGCCAAGGTACGATTTTCCTCGGCGGTCCTCCGCTGGTGAAGGCCGCCACGGGCGAAGAGGTCACGGCCGAGGAACTCGGCGGGGCCGATGTGCATTGCCGCGAGTCCGGCGTGGCCGACCACTACGCCACCAGTGACGAAGACGCCCTCGCCATCGCGCGCGACATCGTCGCGCACCTGCATGCCCCTCCACCCACCCACCTCGAAACGCGGCCGGTCGAAGAACCGCGCTACGAACCGGGCGAATTGTATGGCGTGATCCCGGCCGATCCGCGGAAGCCCTTCAATGTCCGCGAGATCATCGCGCGGCTGGTCGACGGCAGCCGTTTTCACGAGTTCAAGGCGCTTTACGGGCCGACCATCGTCACCGGCTTCGCCCACTTGTGGGGTTATCCCATCGGAATCGTGGCGAACCACGGAGCCCTGTTCTCGGAGAGCGCGCTCAAGGCGACGCATTTCATCGAGCTCTGCAGTCAGCGCGGTGTGCCGCTGGTGTTCCTCCAGAACATCACGGGCTTCATGGTCGGCAAACGCTTCGAGACCGGCGGCATCGCCAAGGACGGTGCGAAGATGGTGGCGGCCGTCAGCAACGCCGGTGTGCCGAAGTTCACAGTCATCATCGGCGGGTCTTACGGGGCAGGAAACTACGGCATGTGCGGGCGGGCCTACGGTCCGCGGCAACTCTGGATGTGGCCCAACGCACGGATTTCAGTCATGGGCGGCGACCAGGCGGCGAACGTGCTGCTGACGGTCAAAAAGGATCAGTTGGCGGCGCGCGGCCAGCCCGCGTTGTCGCCAGCGGAGGAGGCCGAGTTCAAACGTCCGACACTGGAGAAGTACGACCGTGAGAGCAGTTGCTACTACAGCACCGCACGGCTGTGGGATGACGGGGTGATCGACCCGGTGGACACGCGCATGGTCCTGGCGCTGGGCCTTGCCGCGGCCCGGCATGCACCGTTTCCGCCCTGGTGCCACAGCGTCTTTCGCATGTAA
- a CDS encoding enoyl-CoA hydratase/isomerase family protein codes for MSELVTLQVADEVATLTLNRPEVHNALDDELMRRLTQALRTAGADPKVRAIVLTGAGKSFCAGADIRWMQRMVAYTFEENLADAHVLSELLHTLRLLPQPVIARVHGAAIGGGLGLVAAADIAGAVAGAKFSLSEVRLGILPAVISPFVLERIGMTAARRYALTAELFDGAEAHRIGLAAECFDTAADLDVWIAGVTTQIRRSGPAAVAACKRELMSVARTPWDELCEQTTRTIAEVRVTPEAQEGLRAFLEKRDPAWVRPPGGR; via the coding sequence ATGTCCGAGCTTGTCACACTGCAAGTAGCCGACGAGGTGGCAACCCTCACCTTGAACCGTCCCGAGGTACACAACGCGCTTGATGATGAGTTGATGCGCCGGTTGACGCAAGCGCTGCGGACGGCCGGCGCCGACCCGAAGGTGCGGGCCATCGTGCTGACAGGCGCCGGCAAGTCCTTCTGTGCGGGCGCCGATATCCGCTGGATGCAGCGCATGGTGGCTTACACCTTCGAGGAGAATCTCGCGGATGCGCACGTGCTCTCGGAGCTGCTGCACACGCTCCGCCTGCTGCCGCAGCCGGTGATCGCACGGGTCCACGGCGCGGCGATTGGCGGCGGCCTCGGGCTGGTCGCAGCGGCGGATATCGCAGGCGCGGTCGCAGGCGCGAAGTTCTCGCTGTCGGAAGTGCGCTTGGGCATCCTGCCGGCGGTGATCTCGCCCTTCGTGCTCGAGCGCATCGGGATGACGGCGGCACGCCGCTACGCGTTGACCGCCGAGCTTTTTGATGGCGCGGAGGCGCACCGCATCGGCCTGGCTGCAGAGTGCTTCGACACCGCGGCCGACCTCGATGTCTGGATCGCCGGCGTCACAACCCAGATCCGTCGCAGCGGACCGGCCGCGGTCGCCGCTTGCAAACGCGAGTTGATGAGCGTGGCGCGCACCCCCTGGGACGAACTGTGCGAACAGACGACGCGGACGATCGCGGAAGTGCGCGTCACCCCTGAAGCCCAGGAGGGTCTCCGCGCCTTTCTCGAGAAGCGCGACCCCGCGTGGGTGCGCCCACCGGGCGGGCGGTAA
- a CDS encoding tyrosine recombinase XerD: MARPRTAPDEHACSPRFRAALDAFRVYQHVELGAAAKTVAAYRSDLLRFGAFLHTRAIDDWRTITPQVVQDYLVQQADLGHKETTLARRVVALRMWLRWLHLTHQIDEDRTALIELPKRWQRLPETLNLGRTVDLVTSPETDHPLGLRDRAILELFYASGLRVTELCNLRAGDLNLATGYVRCMGKGRKERITPVGQKALDALEAYLEHLRPALVRAGQSRGRWKMPLSKLETSALPLFLSRTGGPLERVAVWKLVRREARKQGIAGKVSPHTLRHSFATHLLEGGADLRVVQELLGHADIGTTEIYTHVQTQRLQEIHARCHPRGAESYKKGL; the protein is encoded by the coding sequence ATGGCACGTCCCCGCACCGCTCCCGACGAACACGCCTGCTCACCGCGCTTCCGCGCGGCCCTCGACGCATTCCGCGTGTACCAGCATGTCGAACTGGGCGCCGCCGCCAAGACGGTCGCAGCGTACCGGAGTGACCTGCTGCGGTTCGGGGCGTTTCTGCACACGCGTGCAATCGACGATTGGCGAACCATCACCCCGCAGGTGGTGCAGGATTACCTCGTCCAGCAAGCCGACCTCGGACACAAGGAGACCACGCTCGCACGGCGCGTCGTCGCCTTGCGCATGTGGTTACGCTGGTTGCACCTCACGCACCAGATCGACGAAGACCGTACCGCCCTGATCGAACTGCCGAAACGCTGGCAACGGTTGCCCGAAACACTCAACCTGGGCCGGACGGTCGACTTGGTCACCTCACCGGAAACAGACCATCCGCTGGGGTTGCGCGACCGCGCCATCCTCGAGCTTTTCTACGCGAGCGGGCTGCGGGTGACCGAGCTGTGCAACCTGCGGGCCGGCGATCTGAATCTCGCAACCGGTTACGTCCGCTGCATGGGCAAGGGCCGCAAGGAGCGCATCACGCCCGTCGGGCAGAAAGCCCTCGACGCACTCGAGGCCTACCTGGAGCATCTGCGGCCGGCCCTGGTGCGTGCCGGACAGTCCCGGGGGCGCTGGAAGATGCCGTTGTCCAAACTGGAGACGAGCGCGCTCCCACTCTTTCTGTCCCGGACCGGGGGTCCGCTCGAACGGGTGGCGGTGTGGAAGCTCGTGCGGCGGGAGGCCCGCAAGCAGGGCATCGCGGGCAAGGTGAGCCCCCACACGCTGCGGCACAGCTTCGCGACTCACTTGCTCGAAGGCGGGGCCGACCTGCGGGTCGTGCAGGAACTGCTCGGGCATGCCGACATCGGGACCACGGAAATCTACACCCACGTTCAGACACAGCGGCTGCAGGAAATTCATGCCCGCTGCCACCCGCGCGGGGCGGAATCGTACAAGAAAGGGCTTTGA